A window from Malassezia japonica chromosome 1, complete sequence encodes these proteins:
- the MgSsk1 gene encoding Two-component response regulator SSK1p (COG:T; BUSCO:EOG09260FFP; EggNog:ENOG503NZR8), with the protein MLASQKAYQLLSQTLLQCIDTTLHALWQPLYAQVRVPVSAPTLQAVVHSTVAVQWLGAWLSLSAAPTAIPIPEAPVSLSAHVEDLAQLAADVVTTGAAANRVELFLTAPVQLGIDSATDAGHVQRFLIGEGPHDMSLPWFPSAYYGVATHTILVHVLSWLVHLSAQDSRVIVLPVTYANSSDARIDFFFDSTMPPDMTAWPSWLGPQADLQHVLDELGMMATQGLLRKEDLDALPLLAPLKGATHATYLRISLRRPRSIDLISSVPASVADGAPSLVRLVHGLPLETMRAHLTHRRVLLLGSQRGGEALLPQLQSYLLELGCDAEYAPNTPPSKALSKVEDVLSPERLGGGKSDGVITPEGSSTATSAEATPAEEIPSMLDAAGRTYDLVILHDNAPMLHALLSTSITVPIIYFATPMKLERLAAEAFGAHVVFLPEPVGHIRLMWALFTAWFAYDATTSTYLSRDGVVLPASARPPQGYGHAVSRSSSMMDSNVSTPGSTSSQEVLQRPGNSRESSSSSFSHLLTNDSNDELSIDQLHISSPFSAPVPQRAETDESHSEPISPRTVVEDSLRTPVQRLQEPPDYFTKAVSQLATQPSNSGLVIRSADGRAAGIFFHPPTESEADGAPVANAPPSKPELERKYDGEAESSFDLAVPPGGPAMSSPSLGSDAAPSPGTELSLSNTTFCTEPVDAVLGRTDPVHGERLYPSGHVLQPVGFETILGIDPKAVPEGPVAVVPPAESLDISRTLAMERPPSMERPGAPKSIQLPPPPSIPSQKKSEVVKGQPTPFSHLPPKLKRTSAQPQSGLLIGGAFSREEAPKEAASMSTTPGRHSPTPSMRTQRRKMALRDDFLPPVKVLIVEDNVINQRILSTFLRKRQIKYDIAKDGREAIEKWSQGDFHLILMDIQLPVLDGIEATKEIRRLEHVARGSPTQENTTPSLPTLASRHSVIIVALTASVLNSDRVAALAAGCNDFLNKPVSLPWLQRKILEWGSMQYLLHAGRAAFELPPSPGGRLNRPRRSIDRALDEKAQQVAERLHLSPPLMARQSDV; encoded by the coding sequence CGGTCGCCGTGCagtggctcggcgcgtggctctcgctgagcgccgcgccgaccgcgatCCCGAtccccgaggcgcccgtGTCGCTCTCAGCGCACGTTGAAGATCTGGCGCAGCTTGCGGCGGACGTCGTGacgaccggcgcggcggcgaacCGTGTCGAGCTGTTTCTCAccgcgccggtgcagcTCGGTATCGACAGCGCGACGGACGCGGGTCACGTCCAGCGATTTTTGATCGGCGAGGGGCCGCACGATATGAGCCTGCCATGGTTTCCGTCGGCGTACTATGGCGTGGCGACACACACCATCCTCGTGCACGTCCTCTCGTGGCTAGTGCATCTCTCCGCACAAGATTCGCGTGTGATTGTCTTGCCAGTGACCTATGCAaactcgagcgacgcacgcatCGACTTCTTCTTCGACTCGACCATGCCCCCGGACATGACCGCGTGGCCCAGCTGGCTGGGGCCGCAGGCGGATCTCCAGCatgtgctcgacgagctcggcatgATGGCGACTCAGGGTCTCTTGCGGAAAgaggacctcgacgcgctgccgctccttgcgccgctcaagggcgcgacgcacgcaaCCTACCTGCGCatctcgctgcgccgcccgcggtCCATCGACTTGATCTCCAGCGTgcccgcgagcgtcgcggacggcgcgccgtcgctcgtgcgcctcgtgcacggcctgcCGCTGGAAACAATGCGCGCGCACCTCACacaccgccgcgtcctcctcTTGGGCTCGCAGCggggcggcgaggcgctcctgcccCAGCTCCAGTCCTACCTCTTGGAGCTGGGATGCGACGCCGAGTACGCGCCGAATACGCCGCCGTCCAAGGCGCTGAGCAAGGTCGAAGACGTGCTGTCGCCCGAGCGGCTCGGTGGGGGCAAGTCCGATGGCGTCATCACCCCCGAGGGCTCATCGACCGCGACGTCTGCCGaagcgacgccggccgaggAGATACCGAGCATGCTGGATGCGGCGGGGCGGACGTACGATCTCGTGATCCTGCACGACAATGCGCCGAtgctgcatgcgctgctcaGTACAAGCATCACGGTGCCGATCATCTACTTTGCCACGCCGATgaagctcgagcgcctcgctgccgaggcATTCGGCGCACACGTCGTCTTTCTTCCCGAGCCCGTCGGGCATATCCGCCTTATGTGGGCACTCTTTACCGCGTGGTTTGCCTACGACGCCACGACGTCGACCTACCTGagccgcgacggcgtggTGCTGCctgcgagcgcgcgcccgcCACAGGGCTACGGCCACGCGgtgtcgcgctcctcgtcgatgATGGACTCGAACGTCTCGACACCCGGTTCCACCTCGTCGCAGGaagtgctgcagcgcccgGGCAACTCACGCGAATCATCCAGCTCCTCGTTCTCGCACCTGCTCACGAACGACTCGAACGACGAGCTGTCAATCGACCAGCTGCACATTTCCTCGCCCTTTTCCGCGCCTGttccgcagcgcgccgaaaCAGACGAGAGCCACTCGGAGCCAATCTCGCCGCGGACCGTGGTCGAAGACTCGCTGCGGACGCCGGTGCAGCGGCTACAGGAGCCGCCGGACTACTTTACCAAGGCCGTCTCACagctcgcgacgcagccAAGCAACTCGGGCCTCGTCATCCGCAGCGCagacggccgcgcggccggcatCTTTTTCCACCCCCCGaccgagagcgaggcggacggCGCACCGGTTGCGAATGCGCCGCCATCCAAgccggagctcgagcggaagtacgacggcgaggccgagtcGTCCTTTGACCTCGCTGTGCCGCCTGGCGGCCCGGCCAtgtcctcgccgtcgctcggctcggacgctgcgccgtcgcccggcACCGAGCTGAGCCTGAGCAACACGACGTTTTGTACCGAGCCGGTGGACGCGGTGTTGGGCCGCACGGATCccgtgcacggcgagcggctcTATCCCAGTGGCCACGTTTTGCAGCCCGTCGGCTTCGAGACGATCCTCGGCATCGATCCCAAGGCCGTGCCGGAAGGGCCCGTGGCCGTCGTCCCCCccgccgagtcgctggACATttcgcgcacgctcgccatGGAGCGCCCCCCGTCGATGGAGCGCCCCGGCGCGCCAAAGTCCATCCAGCTCCCCCCGCCCCCCTCGATCCCCTCGCAGAAAAAGAGCGAGGTGGTGAAGGGACAGCCGACGCCCTTCTCGCACCTCCCCCCCAAGCTGAAGCGCACCAGCGCCCAGCCCCAGTCTGGTCTGCTaatcggcggcgcgtttTCTCGCGAGGAGGCGCCAAAGGAGGCGGCGAGCATGAGCACAACGCCCGGGCGCCACTCGCCGACCCCTTCTatgcgcacgcagcggcgcaagatggcgctgcgcgacgacttTTTGCCGCCCGTCAAGGTGCTGATTGTCGAGGACAATGTAATTAACCAGCGTATCTTGTCCACGttcctgcgcaagcgccagaTCAAGTACGACATCGCCAAGGacgggcgcgaggcgatTGAAAAATGGAGTCAAGGCGACTTTCACCTAATTCTGATGGATATCCAGCTACCGGTCCTCGACGGGATCGAGGCTACGAAAGAGATCCGGCGTctggagcacgtcgcgcgcggcagtCCGACGCAGGAAAATACCACAccgtcgctgccgacgctTGCGTCGCGGCACTCGGTGATCATTGTCGCGCtcaccgcctcggtgctCAACTCGGACCGTgtggcggcgcttgccgcggGCTGCAACGACTTTCTGAACAAGCCCGTGAGCCTCCCGTGGCTCCAGCGCAAGATTCTCGAGTGGGGGAGCATGCAGTACCTCTtgcacgccggccgcgcggcgttcGAACTCCCGCcctcgccgggcggccGGCTGAACAGACCCCGCCGCTCGATCGATCGCGCCCTCGACGAAAAGGCGCAGCAGGTTGCGGAGAGGCTGCACCTCAGCCCCCCCCTTATGGCTCGACAGAGCGATGTATAG
- a CDS encoding cathepsin D (EggNog:ENOG503NX73; TransMembrane:1 (n5-18c25/26o997-1016i); MEROPS:MER0079560; COG:O; SECRETED:SignalP(1-17)) yields the protein MHSMLLALGALAMCASALPSATSTAAPSPEATHISLPIYTNKRALHPRNKNVGNDTLAAWMARERGHLQRKYKKKNRKNSKKEARQMAGLGDVGPDTFYFSQIGVGSPSTTFNVVLDTGSSDFWIADSSCSSCAGLTQFDASKSSTYKGSGQNFQVPYGSGAVAGTLGADDVTMAGYKVAGLTLGQAKQLAQGTIQSPVSGLMGMGFESLSSSGSSPFWEVVAIQGKVKDPVFSFQLATNAEHAKSAKDINPGGVFTLGNLDDQQFSGDIAWVKLASRFGSQGMGYWGIKMDAMQVNGNNVNLGSDNLVAVDTGTTLIGAPSNVIQAIYEQIPNARSAPSSMLGGEGYYLFPCTQPFTVSFTFGGKQFQLDNEQLNIGMVSQSGSYCASALFDAGIDARSGMPTWILGDTFLRTVYTAFMWNPEQVGFASLPKGGVQTLSMTSVSTAKSASATRSAAAGGGGIPGGLSSRTVNTRQTGLLGGAGLPKPSLVSVPSGMQTLSAYGLGGNSGQLRIIYSLLWLSYTQASPSATHDTSQNFTVPIWTNPNALHPRNGLHGEALMEWASREAQKMHARYSHRNSSLEARQQVVLADYGADSFYFGAVQVGTPGKMFNVVLDTGSADFWIVGASCAPHSGCDASMQRYNASASSSSHLSNAPFHLEYGVGSVQGTMVSDTVSVAGYSVSSLAFAQASRLGQKTLTPPASGLMGLGFSSLSATNDIPLWQLLASKGRMEQRVFSFQLATNIDNTKGRGDVLPGGTMTLGRIDRSQFQGEISWTPVLPAYGSKGRGYWGVALSGLMVNGNNIALGSQSSAAIDTGTTLIGGPGSLVKQIYESIPGAKPGGVNMSQYYTYPCDSAFNVTLSFNNVPYTLTNDSLNLGHVSAGSKECVGAVFVHEPKITNAPNWIIGDSFLKTVYSVFSYEPELVGFARLPDQGVAKPSMTSLSTSVRSTPSGSLLLPSSTLIPAENQELPSKALPSPSVLSVPAGMHMVSSSATALRASLLSALVALVVAIYLVV from the exons ATGCATAGCATGCTCCTGGCTCTGGGTGCTCTGGCCATGTGCGCTAGTGCCCTTccgtcggcgacgtccactgcggcgccgtcgccggaGGCCACCCATATTTCGCTGCCCATATACACCAAcaagcgcgcgctgcatcCGCGCAACAAGAATGTGGGCAATgacacgctcgcggccTGGATGGCGCGGGAGCGTGGTCACCTCCAGCGCAAGTACAAAAAGAAGAACCGCAAGAACTCCAAAAAGGAGGCGCGTCAGATGGCCGGTCTGGGTGACGTGGGCCCCGATACGTTTTACTTTTCACAGATTGGCGTTGGCTCGCCTTCGACCACGTTTAACGTCGTGCTGGACACTGGATCGTCCGACTTTTGGATTGCAGACTCGTCttgctcgtcgtgcgctgGTCTGACGCAGTTCGATGCGTCCAAGAGCTCGACCTACAAAGGCAGTGGCCAAAATTTCCAGGTGCCCTacggctcgggcgccgtCGCTGGTACGCTGGGTGCGGACGATGTGACCATGGCGGGCTACAAGGTGGCGGGTCTGACGCTTGGGCAGGcgaagcagctcgcccaAGGCACCATCCAGAGCCCCGTGTCGGGCCTGATGGGCATGGGATTCGAGTCCCTTTCAAGCAGTGGCAGCTCGCCCTTCTGGGAGGTTGTGGCGATCCAGGGCAAGGTCAAGGACCCCGTCTTTTCGTTCCAGCTTGCGACGAATGCGGAGCACGCCAAGTCGGCCAAAGATATTAATCCCGGCGGTGTCTTCACGCTCGGCAACCTCGATGACCAGCAGTTCTCGGGCGACATTGCGTGGGTCAAGCTTGCCTCGCGCTTCGGCTCGCAGGGTATGGGCTACTGGGGTATCAAGATGGACGCCATGCAGGTGAATGGCAACAACGTCAACCTCGGCTCGGACAATTTGGTGGCGGTCGATACCGGCACGACGCTCATTGGCGCTCCCTCGAACGTGATTCAAGCCATCTATGAGCAGATCCCCAACGCCCGCTCTGCACCATCGTCGATGCTGGGCGGCGAGGGATACTATCTCTTCCCATGCACGCAACCCTTCACCGTCTCGTTCACCTTTGGAGGAAAGCAATTCCAGCTCGACAATGAGCAGCTCAACATCGGTATGGTGTCCCAAAGCGGCAGCTACTGTGCGAGTGCGCTTTTTGATGCGGGAATTGACGCACGCTCTGGAATGCCTACGTGGATTCTGGGTGATACCTTCTTGCGCACGGTCTACACGGCCTTTATGTGGAACCCCGAGCAGGTGGGCTTTGCCAGCCTGCCCAAGGGTGGAGTACAGACGCTCTCGATGACCTCGGTGAGTACCGCCAAGTCTGCGTCTGCtacgcgctcggccgcggctggcggcggcggcatccCCGGCGGCCTTTCCTCGCGCACGGTCAACACGCGCCAGACGGGCCTGTTGGGCGGTGCGGGCCTGCCGAAGCCTTCGCTGGTCAGCGTCCCGAGCGGGATGCAGACGCTCAGCGCATACGGTCTCGGCGGCAACAGCGGCCAGCTCA GGATTATTTACTCCCTATTGTGGCTCTCGTATACCCAggcctcgccgtcggccaCGCATGATACCTCGCAGAATTTCACCGTCCCGATCTGGACGAACCCCAACGCACTGCACCCCCGCAATGGCTtgcacggcgaggcgctcatgGAGTGGGCGTCCCGTGAAGCCCAAAAAATGCATGCACGCTACTCGCATCGTAAcagctcgctcgaggcgcgccagcAAGTTGTTCTGGCCGACTATGGCGCAGACAG CTTCTATTTTGGCGCAGTGCAGGTTGGGACACCCGGCAAAATGTTCAATGTTGTTCTCGATACGGGATCCGCTGACTTTTGGATTGTCGgtgcgagctgcgcgccgcattCGGGCTGCGATGCGTCGATGCAGCGCTACAATGCGTcggccagcagctcgagtcACTTGAGCAACGCGCCTTTCCACCTCGAGTACGGTGTGGGCTCCGTGCAAGGCACGATGGTCTCGGACACGGTGTCCGTGGCGGGCTACAGCGTGTCGTCGCTTGCCTTTGCGCAGGCGAGCAGGCTCGGCCAAAAGACGCTCACGCCACCCGCCTCGGGCCTGATGGGTCTGGGCTTTTCGAGTCTCTCGGCCACGAACGACATACCGCTGTGGCAGCTGCTTGCGTCGAAAGGCAGGATGGAGCAGCGTGTGTTCTCGTTCCAGCTCGCCACCAACATCGACAATACCAAAGGGCGGGGCGATGTGCTGCCCGGAGGCACGATGACGCTCGGCAGAATCGACCGCTCGCAGTTCCAAGGCGAGATCTCCTGGACGCCGGTTCTTCCCGCGTACGGCTCCAAAGGTCGTGGCTATTGGGGTGTGGCGCTCAGTGGACTCATGGTGAATGGCAATAAcattgcgctcggcagccaGTCCTCTGCCGCGATCGACACGGGCACGACGCTGATCGGCGGCCCCGGCAGCTTGGTCAAGCAGATCTACGAGTCGATTCCCGGTGCAAAGCCGGGGGGCGTTAACATGTCGCAGTACTATACATATCCCTGTGACTCGGCCTTTAACGTCACGCTCTCCTTCAACAACGTGCCTTACACACTGACCAACGACAGCCTGAACTTGGGCCATGTGAGTGCCGGGAGCAAGGAGTGCGTCGGTGCGGTGTTTGTACACGAACCGAAGATCACCAACGCACCTAACTGGATCATTGGCGACTCGTTCCTCAAGACGGTGTACAGTGTGTTTAGCTACGAGCCCGAGCTCGTGGGCTTTGCGCGGCTACCGGACCAAGGCGTGGCGAAGCCGTCCATGACGAGCCTCTCCACGTCGGTGCGGTCGACGCCTTCCGGTTCTCTGCTCCTCCCGAGCTCGACATTGATACCTGCCGAGAACCAAGAGCTGCCGAGCAAAGCGCTGCCTTCGCCGTCGGTGCTCAGTGTCCCGGCCGGAATGCACATGgtgagctcgagcgccacggcgctcCGTGCATCCCTCCTTTCTGCCTTGGTGGCACTTGTTGTTGCAATTTATCTGGTAGTCTAG
- the SCJ1 gene encoding DnaJ- protein scj1 (EggNog:ENOG503NU15; COG:O; SECRETED:SignalP(1-22)), whose product MLPRFWSVLLVAACVLAPIVAAARDYYQVLGVARSASEREIKSAYRKIARAIHPDKHPEKAEEFMELSEAYQTLSDSEMRQVYDRHGADAAKQRQAQKDNGQRSGDAFDLFRQFFGGGASDETPKGPRRMYEAEMALSDVYTGRTFTLSHTRSVVCPECYGSGAESSAHIHTCSQCNGQGAQIMRQQIMPGFVTNVQVQCNACGGKGKTIAKLCKRCRGHKTVVDETEIEVEVEAGAREGAEYHFEGMGEQSPDHDAGDVVVVVHTKTGPGDFRRVGHNLYFTVPLSLSEALFGFEKELTHYDDHPFTLRRRSATQPGHVERILDEGLPIPEEEREAAQGRTVGDLFVTYSVVIPETQGKTRQALAKALGVDDVRHTEL is encoded by the exons ATGCTGCCTCGCTTCTGGTCGGTGCTCCTGGTAGCCGCGTGCGTGCTTGCGCCGATagtggccgccgcgcgcgactACTACCAGGTGCTTGGTGTtgcgcggagcgcgtcaGAGCGCGAAATCAAGTCGGCATACCGGAAAATCGCGCGCGCGATCCACCCGGACAAGCACCCGGAGAAGGCGGAAGAA TTTATGGAACTCAGCGAGGCGTACCAGACGCTGAGCGACAGCGAGATGCGCCAGGTGTACGACCGCCACGGCGCAGATGCGGCCAAGCAGCGCCAGGCCCAGAAAGACAACGGCCAgcgctcgggcgacgcCTTTGACCTCTTCCGCCAGTTCTTTGGCGGGGGGGCCTCGGACGAGACGCCCAAggggccgcggcggatgTACGAGGCGGAAATGGCGCTGAGCGACGTGTACACCGGTCGCACCTTTACACTCTCTCACACGCGCTCGGTCGTGTGCCCGGAATGCTacggctcgggcgccgaGTCGTCGGCGCACATTCATACTTGCTCCCAGTGCAACGGACAGGGCGCCCAGATCATGCGCCAGCAGATCATGCCGGGCTTTGTGACCAACGTCCAGGTACAGTGCaacgcgtgcggcggcaaGGGCAAGACCATCGCGAAACTCTGCAAACGGTGCCGCGGCCACAAGACAGTCGTCGACGAGACGGAAAtcgaggtcgaggtcgaggcgggTGCGCGCGAGGGCGCCGAGTACCACTTTGAGGGGATGGGCGAGCAGAGCCCGGACCAcgacgcaggcgacgtCGTGGTCGTGGTACACACCAAGACCGGGCCGGGCGACTTCCGGCGAGTGGGCCATAACCTGTACTTCACGGTGCCGCTGTCGCTCTCCGAGGCGCTGTTTGGCTTTGAAAAGGAGCTCACTCACTACGATGACCACCCGTTCAcgttgcgccgccgctccgcgacgcagccggggcacgtcgagcgcatcctcgacgagggccTTCCCATTccggaggaggagcgcgaggccgcgcaggGCCGCACCGTTGGCGACCTGTTTGTCACGTACTCGGTGGTGATTCCCGAGACGCAGGGCAAGACGCGCCAGGCACTCGCCAAGGCACTCGGTGTGGACGATGTGCGTCATACAGAGTTGTAG
- the TIM10 gene encoding protein transporter tim10 (EggNog:ENOG503P6VS; COG:U) — protein sequence MPLFGGGSSAAPAANSAQLEAATAELDMITDVFNRLVESCHKKCISTRYAEPDLLKGESVCIDRCVSKFFAVNAKVGEQMQAIGQQASGAGAPGGRMFG from the exons ATGCCGCTTTTCGGAGGTGGAAGCAGCGCGGCCCCCGCGGCCAActcggcgcagctcgaggctGCTACTGCAGAA CTCGATATGATCACGGACGTGTTCAACCGTCTTGTGGAGTCGTGCCATAAGAAGTGCATCAGCACGCGCTACGCGGAGCCCGATCTGCTTAAGGGTGAAAGCGTGTGCATTGATCG TTGCGTGAGCAAGTTCTTTGCCGTCAACGccaaggtcggcgagcagaTGCAGGCTATCGGCCAGCAGGCTTCTGGCGCCGGTGCCCCCGGCGGCCGCATGTTTGGTTAA
- a CDS encoding cathepsin D (TransMembrane:1 (o431-450i); COG:O; MEROPS:MER0079560; EggNog:ENOG503NX73) — translation MAPIGDQGRDDLYYSQIGMGTPQLTYNVALDTGSSDFWIMDTSCTPADGCEATTPRYDASKSSSAQSSNISYEIRYPNTTIYGILGTENVTFAGYDVSGLSFARALKLYSNDMFPAPISGLMGLGFQTLNKNPITPFWQVISIQGQTKDPVFTVQIADNYNATHNRTDLTPGGVFTLGYLDHQQYTGDIAWMHIAPKYGSKGYGWWAVEMDSLSVNGNNIDLGGETVVAVDTGTTHIGGPANVVEAVYDQIPGSTPASKQYYNFEYSYLIPCEQQFQVDFAFGGRNFTLTNEQLNLGPADDDDKMCVSALYVFLGDGYTPRWLLGDTFLKTVFSVFSWKPERVGFASLSSKDGQVLPTTSVPLAPSFSGNAAQVHLTDLPSITSDSANTKQTGVTAASVLSMASVEVHSPSIQPLSVYRPPTATSGAHRAYSIQFALYIVLLSVTLACVLC, via the coding sequence ATGGCACCTATCGGTGACCAAGGTCGCGACGATCTCTACTACTCTCAAATCGGTATGGGTACACCGCAATTGACGTATAATGTCGCACTTGATACGGGTAGCTCGGATTTCTGGATTATGGACACGAGTTGCACGCCTGCGGACGGTTGTGAGGCTACGACGCCCCGCTACGACGCTTCCAAGAGCTCGTCCGCCCAGTCGAGTAATATTTCGTATGAAATTCGCTATCCTAACACCACGATCTATGGTATTCTTGGAACGGAAAACGTGACGTTCGCCGGCTACGATGTCTCGGGCCTTTCGTTTGCGCGCGCGTTGAAGCTCTATTCGAACGACATGTTCCCAGCTCCCATCAGCGGGCTGATGGGTCTAGGCTTTCAAACGCTGAACAAGAACCCCATCACACCTTTCTGGCAAGTCATTTCGATCCAGGGCCAGACCAAAGACCCCGTCTTTACCGTGCAGATCGCGGACAACTACAACGCCACGCACAACCGCACGGATCTGACGCCTGGTGGTGTGTTTACGCTCGGATACCTTGACCATCAGCAGTACACGGGCGATATTGCGTGGATGCACATTGCGCCCAAGTACGGCTCTAAGGGCTATGGATGGTGGGCGGTCGAGATGGACTCGTTGTCGGTGAATGGCAACAATATCGACCTGGGCGGCGAAACCGTCGTTGCTGTGGACACGGGTACGACGCACATTGGTGGTCCGGCTAACGTTGTCGAGGCTGTGTACGACCAGATTCCGGGCTCAACTCCTGCGTCGAAGCAGTACTACAACTTTGAGTACTCCTACCTCATCCCTTGCGAGCAACAGTTTCAGGTGGACTTTGCGTTCGGTGGAAGGAACTTTACGTTGACCAACGAGCAACTGAACTTGGGccccgccgacgacgacgacaagATGTGCGTCAGCGCGCTGTACGTCTTCCTCGGCGATGGCTATACGCCGCGCTGGCTGCTCGGTGATACCTTCCTCAAGACGGTATTTTCCGTATTCAGCTGGAAGCCCGAACGTGTCGGCTTCGCGAGTCTATCGAGCAAGGATGGCCAGGTGCTCCCGACTACGTCGGTCCCTCTGGCGCCCTCCTTCTCGGGcaatgcggcgcaggtgcacCTGACTGACCTCCCATCTATCACTTCGGATTCCGCCAACACAAAGCAGACTGGAGTTACTGCTGCCAGTGTACTTTCTATGGCCTCAGTTGAGGTGCACAGCCCCTCGATCCAGCCCCTCAGCGTGTACAGACCACCGACGGCCACCTCGGGAGCGCACCGTGCCTATTCGATCCAGTTTGCACTCTATATTGTCCTCCTTTCCGTGACACTGGCATGCGTCCTGTGCTAA
- the SUR2 gene encoding sphingolipid C4-monooxygenase (EggNog:ENOG503NU84; TransMembrane:4 (o39-59i86-105o156-176i340-359o); BUSCO:EOG09262V3O; COG:I) has protein sequence MRGALSESEVSALVRQTTPFYYQKEARVLDWISDKHLSLLMPVLVYWVTSLLYHALDVLQPKWSERYRMHPPEQIKQRNRVTMRQVILMVVLQHIVQTVLGILVLDDTPYEGAWRTDAHPEADVYAITGWLRAAYALFAPASRATDLLIVRGAIALYWWGIPWLQFWAGCFVMDAWQYMLHRLMHEVRWMYRMLHSHHHRLYVPYAFGALYNHPLEGLILDSAGAGIAQLLTMMNLRQSIVFFSLSTYKTVSDHCGYAFPWYMNPIHLLFPNCAEYHDVHHQSQGLRFNYSQPFFVHFDTLLGTRMDPEEFRKMLAAKAEGKPVPVSDPAQLSSYTTASAWSVVFFAGILLVPVVAYSLGPM, from the coding sequence ATGCGCGGTGCACTGAGCGAGAGCGAAGTGAGCGCGCTGGTGCGCCAGACCACGCCGTTTTACTATCAAAAGGAGGCAAGGGTGCTTGACTGGATCTCGGACAAGCACCTGTCGCTGCTTATGCCTGTCCTGGTCTACTGGGTGACGTCGCTGCTGTACCATGCGCTGGACGTGCTGCAGCCCAAGTGGTCGGAACGGTACCGCATGCATCCCCCCGAGCAGATCAAGCAGCGGAACCGTGTGACGATGCGCCAAGTGATTCTCATggtcgtgctgcagcacatTGTGCAGACGGTGCTCGGTATTTTGGTCCTCGACGACACGCCGTACGAAGGCGCGTGGCGTACAGACGCACACCCCGAGGCGGATGTCTACGCGATCACCGGCTGGCTGCGTGCTGCGtacgcgctctttgcgcctgcatcgcgcgcgacggatCTGCTGATCGTGCGCGGGGCGATCGCGCTGTACTGGTGGGGCATTCCCTGGCTGCAGTTCTGGGCCGGGTGCTTTGTGATGGATGCGTGGCAGTATATGCTGCATCGCCTGATGCACGAGGTGCGCTGGATGTATCGCATGCTGCACTCGCACCACCACCGCCTCTATGTGCCGTACGCATTTGGCGCCTTGTACAACCACCCTCTGGAGGGTCTGATTCTCGactcggcgggcgccggcaTTGCGCAGCTCTTGACGATGATGAACCTGCGCCAGTCGATCGTCTTCTTCTCGCTGTCGACGTACAAGACGGTATCGGACCACTGCGGCTACGCGTTCCCGTGGTACATGAACCCGATCCACCTTCTCTTTCCCAACTGTGCAGAATATCACGACGTGCACCACCAGAGCCAGGGGCTGCGCTTTAACTACTCGCAGCCCTTTTTCGTACACTTTGACACGCTGCTGGGCACGCGTATGGACCCCGAAGAATTCCGCAAGATGCTCGCCGCAAAGGCCGAGGGCAAGCCGGTGCCGGTAAGCGACCCGGCCCAGCTCTCGTCGTATacgaccgcctcggcgtggtcGGTGGTGTTCTTTGCGGGGATCCTCCTGGTCCCGGTCGTGGCCTACTCGTTAGGTCCTATGTAA